The Deltaproteobacteria bacterium genome window below encodes:
- a CDS encoding methyltransferase domain-containing protein yields MNPVAIVLMLLVVSFDIAQASSQRGRGPVAYSSVGAARTPGWGARSSYFQGARIYIPPAVSYARPGGVFVYSSYPHYRLPKAYFSYAPPWRYPHWPIVGYPSIIVSTPYVYGYYSYSGGSAYPPPPIAAPVGDGRVRGEGQWAPYDPTPQDVVDRMLKLAEVKQGDVLYDLGAGDGRIVIAAAKKYGVKAVGFEIDAGLVKLARENVRKQGVEKLVEIRQQDFLSADLSGASVVTLYLSYDGNQAARAQLANQLRPGARVVSYTFDMGDWPAKITESYRDSAGDLHMMYLWQIAAPAVYGEGRATTHNVEGVR; encoded by the coding sequence ATGAATCCAGTTGCCATCGTGCTGATGCTTCTCGTTGTCTCGTTCGACATCGCGCAAGCTTCTTCGCAACGCGGTCGCGGTCCCGTTGCCTATAGCTCGGTGGGCGCAGCGAGAACTCCCGGATGGGGTGCCCGGTCTTCCTATTTCCAAGGCGCGCGAATTTATATTCCGCCGGCAGTGAGTTACGCGCGTCCCGGTGGTGTGTTTGTCTATTCATCTTATCCGCACTATCGCCTGCCCAAAGCTTATTTCAGCTATGCGCCACCCTGGCGCTACCCTCATTGGCCGATTGTAGGCTACCCAAGCATTATCGTGAGCACGCCCTACGTTTATGGTTATTATAGTTATTCGGGCGGCAGTGCTTATCCGCCTCCACCGATCGCGGCACCGGTTGGCGACGGGCGTGTCCGCGGCGAAGGGCAGTGGGCGCCCTACGATCCGACGCCGCAGGACGTCGTCGACCGCATGCTCAAACTGGCCGAAGTGAAGCAGGGCGACGTGCTCTATGATCTTGGCGCCGGCGACGGCCGGATCGTCATTGCCGCAGCGAAGAAGTATGGCGTCAAAGCTGTTGGTTTTGAGATCGACGCGGGTTTGGTGAAGTTGGCGCGCGAAAACGTCCGCAAGCAGGGAGTGGAAAAGCTAGTGGAGATTCGCCAGCAGGATTTCTTGAGCGCCGATCTTTCAGGCGCCAGCGTCGTGACGCTCTACCTTTCCTACGACGGCAATCAGGCCGCCCGGGCGCAGCTCGCCAATCAACTTAGACCCGGAGCGCGGGTGGTTTCCTACACTTTCGACATGGGCGATTGGCCGGCGAAAATAACCGAGAGCTACCGTGACTCGGCCGGCGATCTGCACATGATGTATCTATGGCAAATCGCCGCGCCGGCGGTTTATGGCGAGGGTCGGGCGACTACTCATAATGTCGAAGGCGTGCGATGA
- a CDS encoding MFS transporter, with translation MNSAVPLPCRRSQRSAALDERADIAEHRTGTADKRAGPKESAPAQRRGGTFSSLRHINYRYLWFGTVFMSAGQWVQQVTLGWLLYDLTGSSVLLGLLNGLRAVPFLVVSPIAGVIADRMDRRKILLAMECLLMLTAAGMGFLAASGYLHVWHVFVFTLVSSIAWSFVDPVRQSVVPTLVPKEDLMNAVALNSAAFNMTKIIGPSAGGLLIAAFGPSGNFFVQGAAYAGVLISVYLMTVPPTCADARRSSAWANLKEGLSYVWSNSAVFALMTSALIPRIIAMPYQTLMPVFQKDVLQVGPEGLGVLLAAPGLGATMAGFILATLSSRVQRQGVLLLVSLVALGVSMMLFSWTTSFPLAIVFLVANGAFQIFYMATTNTMLQVIVPDHLRGRVMSIYMLDRGLMPIGALTAGVSAHWIGAPATVALMGLTVVLLGLLVAWCAPVVRQLAVSARD, from the coding sequence ATCAATAGCGCGGTGCCGTTGCCGTGTCGACGCTCGCAAAGGAGCGCCGCATTGGACGAACGCGCCGACATAGCTGAGCACCGCACGGGCACTGCAGACAAACGTGCCGGGCCGAAAGAGAGCGCCCCGGCGCAGCGTCGTGGCGGCACGTTTTCGTCCCTGCGCCATATCAACTACCGCTATCTTTGGTTCGGCACGGTTTTCATGAGCGCCGGGCAGTGGGTGCAGCAAGTGACCCTGGGCTGGTTGCTCTACGATCTAACCGGTTCTTCGGTGCTGCTCGGCTTACTGAACGGTCTGCGCGCAGTGCCTTTCCTCGTCGTCAGCCCCATCGCCGGAGTGATCGCCGATCGCATGGACCGCCGCAAGATCCTCCTGGCGATGGAATGTCTTTTGATGCTGACGGCCGCAGGCATGGGTTTTCTGGCGGCCTCGGGCTATCTCCATGTCTGGCACGTCTTTGTCTTTACTCTGGTTTCGTCCATCGCCTGGTCGTTCGTCGACCCGGTGCGCCAGAGCGTGGTGCCGACGCTGGTGCCGAAAGAAGATTTGATGAACGCCGTGGCGCTCAATTCAGCGGCGTTCAACATGACCAAGATCATCGGTCCCTCCGCGGGCGGTTTGTTGATTGCGGCGTTCGGGCCTTCCGGCAATTTTTTCGTTCAGGGTGCTGCGTATGCGGGCGTGCTCATTTCGGTTTATCTGATGACCGTGCCGCCGACTTGTGCCGATGCGCGGCGCTCTTCGGCCTGGGCCAACCTGAAAGAAGGCTTGTCATACGTTTGGTCGAACTCCGCGGTCTTCGCTCTGATGACCAGCGCGCTGATTCCGCGCATCATCGCGATGCCCTATCAGACTCTCATGCCGGTGTTCCAAAAAGACGTGCTTCAGGTCGGTCCCGAAGGCCTCGGTGTGCTGCTCGCCGCTCCCGGGCTTGGCGCGACGATGGCTGGCTTTATCTTGGCGACGCTCTCAAGCCGGGTGCAGCGGCAAGGTGTTTTGCTGCTGGTGAGTTTGGTGGCCCTGGGGGTTTCGATGATGTTGTTTTCCTGGACGACCTCGTTTCCGCTGGCCATTGTGTTTCTGGTCGCCAATGGCGCCTTTCAGATTTTTTATATGGCGACCACCAACACCATGTTGCAAGTCATCGTGCCGGATCATTTGCGCGGCAGGGTTATGAGCATCTACATGCTCGACCGCGGCTTGATGCCGATTGGCGCGCTGACCGCGGGCGTCAGCGCTCACTGGATCGGCGCGCCGGCGACCGTGGCCCTCATGGGCTTGACCGTGGTTTTACTGGGGCTGCTAGTTGCCTGGTGCGCGCCGGTGGTGCGCCAGCTTGCGGTGTCGGCGCGGGATTGA